In the Populus trichocarpa isolate Nisqually-1 chromosome 1, P.trichocarpa_v4.1, whole genome shotgun sequence genome, one interval contains:
- the LOC127903864 gene encoding PHD finger-like domain-containing protein 5A, which produces MAKHHPDLIMCRKQPGIAIGRLCEKCDGKCVICDSYVRPCTLVRVCDECNYGSFQGRCVICGGVGISDAYYCKECTQQEKDRDGCPKIVNLGSAKTDLFYERKKYGFKKR; this is translated from the coding sequence ATGGCCAAGCATCATCCTGATTTGATTATGTGCAGGAAGCAGCCAGGAATTGCTATTGGACGCCTTTGTGAGAAGTGTGATGGAAAATGTGTAATCTGCGACTCCTATGTGCGTCCTTGCACACTTGTGCGAGTTTGTGATGAGTGCAACTACGGATCCTTCCAAGGTCGATGTGTTATTTGCGGAGGAGTGGGAATCTCTGATGCCTACTACTGCAAAGAGTGCACTCAGCAGGAGAAGGATAGGGATGGGTGTCCAAAAATTGTTAATTTAGGGAGTGCCAAAACAGATCTGTTCTATGAACGTAAGAAATATGGTTTTAAGAAAAGATGA